From Syntrophorhabdaceae bacterium, one genomic window encodes:
- the treZ gene encoding malto-oligosyltrehalose trehalohydrolase, whose translation MRRLNDSGAGMRIGAFPAGDGSTTFRVWAPFARTVSVEIGTGSGSRRATLLPTRRGYFQGRMDAAGDGDLYRYIVDGDHRLPDPASRSQPEGVHGPSRIVDHSSFSWDDNGWRGLPIEEYIIYELHVGTFTYEGTFEAVAGCLDHFKELGVNAVELMPVSQFPGSRNWGYDGTFPFAPQNTYGGPSGLKGLVNACHDHGLAVILDVVYNHLGPEGNYLTRFGPYFTDRYRTPWGDAMNFDGALSDEVRHYFIENALEWFTDYHVDALRLDAIHGIFDLSARTFLQELVETVASAITGEPKAYLIAESDLNDIRVVTPRESGGIGFDAQWNDDFHHALHALLTGERRGYYLDFGTIGGMAKSFREGYVYTGQFSRYRGRTHGSPSRHRPARQFVVFSQNHDQVGNRPGGERLGSLVDPDRLRMAATAVLMSPTIPLLFMGEEYGETAPFQYFVSHGDDELIKAVRTGRTEEFAGFHSGAEVPDPQAEETFLRSKTDRGLRFKKPHDLIFAFYRHLCGLRRSLRMWEITDGWPAVEYQDDRAPVCVTMSLDSGDIACFFNFNERGASLASPLHEGSWLKIVDTLSPQWGGSGETAPARISARAGAQFSLGPLNAVVYRREQYMEHPRN comes from the coding sequence ATGAGACGGCTCAACGACAGCGGTGCGGGAATGCGCATCGGGGCATTTCCCGCGGGGGACGGATCCACAACGTTCCGGGTATGGGCACCCTTTGCCAGGACGGTATCCGTCGAGATCGGAACGGGTTCCGGCAGCCGCAGGGCAACCCTGCTTCCGACACGCCGGGGTTATTTCCAGGGCAGGATGGATGCGGCCGGAGACGGTGATCTTTACCGATATATCGTCGATGGGGACCATCGCTTGCCCGATCCGGCATCCCGGTCACAGCCCGAGGGGGTGCATGGCCCGTCGCGTATCGTCGATCATTCTTCTTTTTCCTGGGATGACAACGGCTGGCGGGGCCTTCCCATCGAGGAGTACATCATATACGAACTCCATGTGGGGACCTTCACGTACGAGGGAACCTTTGAGGCCGTCGCGGGCTGTCTCGATCACTTCAAGGAATTGGGCGTCAACGCCGTCGAACTCATGCCCGTCAGCCAGTTTCCCGGCAGCAGGAACTGGGGTTATGACGGCACCTTTCCCTTCGCGCCTCAAAACACCTATGGCGGGCCATCAGGGCTTAAGGGCCTCGTAAACGCCTGTCACGATCACGGCCTTGCAGTTATCCTCGACGTGGTCTATAACCATCTCGGGCCGGAAGGCAATTATCTCACCCGGTTCGGTCCCTATTTCACGGACCGCTACCGGACACCATGGGGCGATGCCATGAATTTCGACGGGGCGCTGAGCGATGAAGTGCGCCATTATTTCATCGAGAACGCCCTTGAGTGGTTCACGGATTACCACGTGGACGCCCTTCGGCTTGACGCCATCCACGGCATATTCGATCTCAGCGCCAGGACCTTCCTCCAGGAACTGGTCGAAACCGTGGCATCGGCAATCACCGGCGAGCCGAAGGCCTATCTCATCGCCGAGAGCGACCTCAACGACATCCGCGTGGTAACACCGCGGGAAAGCGGAGGTATCGGCTTTGATGCCCAATGGAATGATGACTTCCACCATGCCCTCCATGCCCTTTTGACGGGAGAGCGGAGAGGTTATTATCTTGATTTCGGCACCATTGGAGGCATGGCGAAGAGCTTCCGCGAAGGCTACGTATACACGGGACAGTTCTCGCGCTATCGCGGGAGAACGCATGGCAGCCCGTCCCGGCACAGGCCTGCCAGGCAATTTGTCGTATTCTCGCAGAACCACGACCAGGTGGGCAACAGGCCGGGTGGCGAACGCCTCGGCAGTCTCGTAGACCCCGACAGGTTGAGGATGGCAGCCACCGCCGTTCTCATGTCGCCGACCATCCCCCTTCTTTTCATGGGAGAGGAATACGGGGAAACGGCCCCCTTCCAGTATTTCGTCAGCCACGGCGACGATGAGCTCATCAAGGCCGTGAGGACAGGCAGGACGGAAGAATTTGCCGGATTCCACTCTGGCGCTGAGGTTCCCGATCCCCAGGCGGAAGAGACATTCCTTCGATCAAAAACAGACCGGGGGCTTCGCTTCAAAAAACCCCACGATCTCATCTTCGCGTTCTACAGGCACCTCTGCGGACTGCGGAGATCTCTCAGGATGTGGGAGATAACAGATGGATGGCCTGCCGTCGAGTACCAGGACGACAGGGCACCGGTCTGTGTAACGATGTCTCTGGACTCAGGCGATATCGCCTGCTTTTTCAATTTCAATGAACGGGGGGCATCCCTTGCGTCACCTCTCCATGAAGGCTCATGGCTGAAGATCGTCGACACGCTTTCACCACAGTGGGGCGGAAGCGGCGAAACGGCGCCGGCACGTATTTCAGCGAGGGCCGGGGCCCAGTTTTCTCTCGGCCCCTTGAATGCCGTCGTATACAGAAGAGAACAATATATGGAACACCCGAGGAACTAG
- a CDS encoding glycosyltransferase, with protein MLESYAGIAPRGDLLLLRKLADHLAGKTFLHINSTREGGGVAEILQRMIPIMLSLGINARWDIITGDEKFFDMTKKVHNSLQGYTEFIDKQMWEHHFEVNEKNALSLDLNADAVLIHDPQPIPLATFRKEGVWIWRCHIDVSNPQKDVFGHIGEYARKFDAAIYSVSRFAGALGINEFIIPPSIDPLAEKNRELTDEEIAETAERLGIPTDRPIILQVSRFDRFKDPTGVIMAYRAVKKYNDCILVLAGSPAADDPEGAEVLREVRQFASDDPDIRILLLPPFSDKDINALQRMATVILQKSLKEGFGLTVAEGMWKGKPVIGGAVGGIPLQITHGVTGFLVHSIEGTAFRIRQLLNNVEMAQRMGEQAREYVRQNFLITRQIRDYLAVWYTLSAKTNSLVEL; from the coding sequence ATGCTAGAATCATATGCCGGCATCGCGCCGAGAGGGGACCTCCTTCTTCTTCGGAAGCTGGCGGACCATCTTGCGGGGAAGACCTTTCTCCATATCAATTCCACCCGTGAAGGCGGCGGCGTCGCCGAGATACTGCAGAGAATGATCCCCATCATGTTGAGTCTCGGGATCAACGCCCGGTGGGACATCATTACAGGTGACGAAAAGTTCTTCGACATGACGAAGAAAGTGCACAACTCCCTTCAGGGATATACGGAATTCATCGACAAACAGATGTGGGAACATCATTTTGAGGTCAACGAAAAGAACGCCCTGAGCCTGGACCTCAATGCCGACGCGGTGCTGATACATGATCCCCAGCCCATCCCCCTCGCCACTTTCCGCAAGGAAGGCGTCTGGATCTGGCGCTGCCACATCGACGTCTCAAATCCGCAGAAAGACGTCTTTGGCCATATTGGCGAATATGCGAGGAAATTCGACGCTGCCATCTATTCCGTTTCCCGTTTTGCCGGCGCACTGGGCATCAACGAATTCATCATTCCTCCTTCAATCGACCCGCTTGCCGAAAAAAACCGGGAGCTCACCGATGAAGAGATCGCCGAAACGGCGGAGCGTCTCGGCATTCCCACGGACAGGCCGATCATCCTTCAGGTTTCCCGTTTTGACAGGTTCAAGGATCCCACCGGTGTCATCATGGCTTACAGGGCCGTAAAGAAATATAACGACTGTATCCTGGTCCTGGCGGGAAGCCCGGCCGCGGATGACCCCGAAGGCGCCGAAGTACTGCGCGAGGTCCGGCAGTTTGCCTCTGATGATCCTGATATCCGCATCCTTCTGCTGCCTCCTTTCAGCGACAAGGATATCAACGCCCTGCAGCGAATGGCCACGGTCATACTTCAAAAGTCGCTCAAGGAAGGCTTCGGTCTTACCGTGGCGGAAGGCATGTGGAAAGGCAAGCCCGTCATCGGGGGAGCGGTGGGCGGCATACCGCTTCAGATCACCCATGGGGTCACGGGTTTTCTCGTCCATTCGATCGAAGGAACGGCCTTCAGGATACGTCAGCTCCTCAACAACGTCGAGATGGCACAGCGGATGGGAGAGCAGGCCCGTGAATACGTGCGTCAGAATTTTCTCATCACGCGCCAGATCCGCGATTACCTGGCCGTGTGGTACACGCTCTCTGCAAAGACCAATAGCCTGGTAGAACTGTAG
- a CDS encoding DUF5752 family protein codes for MEGLEQLESPFAFRQCITIIKSTGNKAANLKELREIIETVSNDSLFHHTYQYFLKEHILEYTNDFAQWAGESLEERALAEQLSNIDPYSCETIADLRAALVAVIDSYLEVFPEPRYALPGDEFFFNETVTFVFPVGVCANNLAEFFLAMKFVDSGCIYYHFHEARIRVPGGTDDFSRWVDEVLGKKELAAKIRAIDPFMHNAEEIRTHISGIIMEEVSSDMEKTGVRPC; via the coding sequence ATGGAAGGTCTCGAACAATTGGAAAGCCCTTTCGCTTTCAGACAGTGCATAACCATCATAAAATCGACGGGCAACAAGGCCGCAAATCTGAAGGAATTGCGGGAGATAATCGAGACGGTGAGCAATGATTCGTTATTTCATCACACGTACCAGTATTTCCTGAAGGAACATATTCTCGAGTACACCAACGATTTCGCCCAGTGGGCCGGCGAAAGCCTTGAGGAGCGGGCGTTGGCCGAGCAGTTGTCCAATATCGATCCCTACTCGTGCGAAACAATAGCTGACCTTCGTGCAGCGCTTGTCGCCGTCATCGATTCCTATCTGGAAGTGTTCCCGGAGCCGCGCTATGCCCTTCCCGGAGACGAGTTCTTCTTCAATGAGACCGTCACCTTCGTCTTTCCTGTCGGCGTCTGCGCCAACAATCTCGCGGAGTTCTTCCTTGCCATGAAATTTGTGGACAGCGGCTGTATCTACTATCATTTTCACGAGGCCCGCATACGTGTTCCCGGGGGGACAGACGACTTCTCCCGATGGGTCGACGAGGTGCTCGGCAAGAAAGAACTGGCGGCAAAGATACGGGCCATCGACCCCTTCATGCATAATGCGGAAGAGATAAGGACGCACATTTCGGGGATCATCATGGAGGAAGTGAGCTCCGATATGGAAAAGACGGGGGTGAGGCCATGCTAG
- a CDS encoding LapA family protein — translation MRFLVLIVCIVILVAVLSTQNSQPVTVSFLVWTFQASLAIVIFLSAISGVAIGILVSLFLRMSKKQKAAGKEPETIAGVPKR, via the coding sequence ATGCGTTTTCTTGTTCTTATCGTCTGTATCGTCATTCTCGTGGCCGTATTGTCCACCCAGAATTCACAGCCCGTTACCGTCTCATTCCTTGTGTGGACCTTTCAGGCATCCCTCGCCATAGTCATCTTCCTTTCCGCCATATCCGGAGTAGCCATAGGCATCCTCGTATCGCTTTTCCTGCGCATGTCAAAGAAACAGAAGGCGGCGGGGAAGGAGCCGGAGACTATTGCCGGGGTGCCGAAAAGATAG
- a CDS encoding HAD-IIB family hydrolase has protein sequence MIPHRVDKGYSGMRPGRPGKGVRAVVFTDLDGTLLDARTYSFEAALPALENLRDRHIPLVVCSSKTRAEIEHYRVMLGNGDPFISENGGAVFVPRGYFSGNAGSWVNPEEDEGHSHFVLRLGARYEELRRAIGELREEGFDVRGFGDMTAREIAAATGLSLNEAVMAAEREFDEPFLFSGDEAARESLVRCVTGKGFNITRGLFYHLMGESDKGRAVSILIEMFRKEYGQILTVALGDSPNDLPMLQCVEHPVIVEKHGGGYDPVLAGQNFRRAQGAGPEGWNGAVMDILAKNDQ, from the coding sequence ATGATACCACACCGTGTCGACAAAGGATACAGCGGTATGCGCCCGGGAAGACCGGGGAAGGGTGTCCGGGCCGTTGTTTTCACGGATCTCGATGGAACGCTCCTCGACGCGCGGACCTATTCCTTTGAGGCGGCTTTGCCCGCACTCGAAAACCTGAGGGACCGGCATATACCCCTTGTCGTCTGTTCGAGCAAAACAAGGGCCGAGATCGAGCACTACCGGGTAATGCTGGGAAACGGAGATCCTTTTATCTCCGAGAACGGCGGAGCGGTTTTCGTGCCCAGAGGGTATTTTTCGGGAAATGCGGGATCATGGGTCAACCCCGAGGAAGATGAAGGACATTCCCATTTTGTCCTGAGGCTTGGCGCCAGGTACGAGGAGCTTCGCAGAGCGATCGGGGAACTTCGCGAAGAAGGATTTGACGTTCGCGGGTTCGGCGACATGACCGCTCGGGAAATAGCCGCGGCAACGGGCCTTTCCTTGAACGAGGCGGTCATGGCGGCGGAGCGGGAATTCGATGAACCTTTTCTTTTCAGTGGTGACGAGGCAGCACGCGAAAGCCTGGTACGCTGTGTCACGGGTAAGGGTTTCAATATCACCCGGGGTCTTTTCTATCACTTAATGGGGGAAAGCGACAAGGGAAGGGCCGTTTCCATTCTTATCGAAATGTTCCGGAAGGAATATGGCCAGATCCTGACCGTGGCGCTGGGGGACAGTCCCAACGACCTGCCCATGCTCCAATGCGTTGAACACCCCGTTATCGTGGAAAAGCACGGGGGCGGTTACGATCCGGTCCTTGCCGGGCAGAATTTCAGGCGGGCGCAAGGCGCGGGACCTGAGGGCTGGAACGGGGCGGTGATGGATATCCTCGCCAAAAATGACCAATAA
- a CDS encoding TRAP transporter large permease subunit: protein MEWWVILLVFFGGFMALVLTGFPVAFAFLLINLVGAYFFMGGTEGVKQLVLNMYSSLANFTLTPIPLFIFMGEILFKCGIARNVLNIFDKFFGKIPGRLGILAVAASTFFSGLTGSAISNTALLGSSLMPEMRRRGYGKPLMIGPIIGTGGLAMMIPPSALAVVLGSVAHISISGILMGGILPGLIMAFLYAVYIIGRTLLDRSIAPDYEVRRLDTVSILKELLVYVMPLSSVIALVLGPIYMGIATPTEAASLGCAGALILSMSYRKLTLAIFSEALAATLKTSSMIFLIIAGSVGYSQIISFSGAGAGLIASIVSLNLPDILLIMIMLSVLLVLGCFMDQIAMMMITVPLFMPIVYQANIDPLWFGIMMLIALDIAFTSPPFGLLLFVMKGITSEDITMMDIYRAAVPFIACNLFTLALILAFPRIVLFFAK, encoded by the coding sequence GTGGAATGGTGGGTCATACTTCTTGTCTTCTTCGGCGGTTTCATGGCACTGGTCCTGACAGGTTTCCCGGTAGCTTTCGCCTTTCTCCTCATCAATCTCGTCGGAGCCTACTTCTTCATGGGGGGAACGGAAGGCGTCAAGCAGCTTGTCCTCAACATGTACAGTTCCCTCGCCAACTTCACCCTTACCCCCATTCCCCTGTTCATATTCATGGGGGAGATCCTCTTCAAATGCGGCATAGCGCGCAATGTCCTGAATATATTCGATAAGTTCTTCGGTAAGATTCCCGGAAGGCTCGGCATTCTGGCCGTGGCCGCTTCCACGTTCTTTTCAGGTCTCACGGGTTCCGCCATCAGCAATACGGCCCTTCTGGGGTCGTCCCTCATGCCGGAAATGCGCAGGAGGGGCTACGGCAAACCGCTGATGATCGGCCCCATAATCGGGACGGGAGGGCTTGCCATGATGATCCCGCCAAGCGCCCTTGCCGTCGTTCTCGGTTCCGTGGCCCACATATCCATATCGGGGATACTGATGGGGGGCATACTTCCCGGACTCATCATGGCCTTCCTTTATGCGGTCTACATCATAGGGAGGACGCTCCTCGATCGCTCCATAGCTCCGGATTACGAGGTTCGAAGATTGGACACCGTGAGTATTCTGAAGGAGTTGCTCGTTTATGTAATGCCCCTGAGCTCCGTCATTGCCCTCGTTCTGGGCCCGATATACATGGGAATCGCCACGCCCACCGAGGCGGCATCCCTTGGCTGCGCCGGGGCTCTGATACTTTCAATGTCCTACAGGAAACTCACCCTTGCGATATTCTCCGAAGCGCTGGCAGCCACTCTGAAGACAAGCTCCATGATCTTCCTCATAATAGCAGGCTCCGTCGGATACAGTCAGATAATCTCCTTCAGCGGCGCCGGAGCGGGTTTGATCGCCTCCATTGTTTCGCTCAACCTGCCCGATATCCTTCTCATTATGATCATGCTGTCGGTACTGCTCGTGCTCGGCTGTTTCATGGACCAGATAGCCATGATGATGATCACGGTGCCTCTTTTCATGCCCATCGTCTATCAGGCAAACATCGACCCCCTCTGGTTCGGGATCATGATGCTCATTGCCCTCGACATCGCCTTCACATCCCCGCCCTTCGGCCTCCTCCTTTTTGTCATGAAGGGCATCACTTCCGAAGATATCACCATGATGGACATTTACAGGGCAGCCGTACCGTTCATCGCCTGCAACCTCTTCACGCTTGCCCTCATACTGGCCTTTCCCCGGATCGTTCTGTTTTTTGCGAAGTGA
- a CDS encoding TRAP transporter small permease translates to MIVGRFLSRTLDATAALSAACIAFIALSICCEVIARYFFHRPLRWTVEISEYLQIYLAFLSAAWVLRKKGHVTLDIAVDRFGPGGKRVFRIVTDILGIIVAAALSLFAAIVAAEQFLLGTPVIKSLEVPKWIVIAPISIGMFLVAIEFFVKLVDDIRGGG, encoded by the coding sequence ATGATCGTGGGCCGTTTCCTTTCCAGGACACTCGACGCCACTGCCGCATTATCCGCCGCATGCATAGCCTTCATCGCTCTATCGATATGCTGCGAGGTCATCGCCCGGTATTTCTTTCACAGACCTCTCAGGTGGACCGTCGAGATCTCGGAATACCTTCAGATATACCTTGCCTTTCTCAGCGCAGCCTGGGTCTTGAGAAAGAAAGGCCACGTCACGCTTGACATCGCGGTGGACCGCTTCGGCCCCGGAGGCAAACGGGTATTCAGGATCGTGACGGATATCCTCGGCATCATCGTGGCTGCGGCGCTGTCCCTGTTCGCGGCCATAGTGGCCGCCGAACAGTTCCTTCTCGGAACACCCGTCATCAAGTCGCTGGAAGTGCCGAAATGGATCGTCATTGCGCCCATATCCATCGGTATGTTCCTCGTCGCCATCGAATTCTTCGTGAAGCTCGTCGATGATATACGGGGCGGAGGCTGA
- the dctP gene encoding TRAP transporter substrate-binding protein DctP, translated as MKRTGLTFRAIICCLTLMAACLVLRLPAYCADLKTITFAATNSVWVRQFHVFTDAVQRETRKDIRFLFVGGPEAIPPFEQIEAVRKGVVDIALLPAAYFVAQMPEADAMKLSPYSPMEERKRGIFGFYRERMERHLNVIYLGKIAGGIRYHLYLRKPLKEPDLKGLKLRVTPIYEPFVRALGGVGVTTAPGEVYVALERAIVDGFGWPSIGVHEMGWAEVVNYVIDPGFYQTDVCVLMNKRAWENLPADERKLMARTVERAERETYDLSRKLAQQERQLLLSRGVKVVEFQDREREFYLDTAYRAGWEKVLAKSPVIGGRLKKLMGQ; from the coding sequence ATGAAAAGAACAGGTTTGACATTTCGTGCCATCATCTGTTGCCTTACCCTCATGGCGGCCTGTCTCGTCCTTCGCCTGCCAGCTTACTGCGCGGATTTGAAAACAATCACCTTTGCTGCGACGAACAGCGTATGGGTGAGACAATTCCATGTCTTTACCGACGCCGTGCAGCGCGAGACCAGAAAAGACATCCGTTTCCTCTTTGTGGGCGGTCCTGAGGCGATACCGCCCTTTGAGCAGATAGAGGCGGTGCGAAAGGGTGTTGTGGATATTGCCCTTCTGCCCGCAGCCTACTTCGTCGCCCAGATGCCCGAAGCCGATGCCATGAAGCTTTCCCCTTATTCTCCCATGGAAGAGCGAAAAAGGGGAATATTCGGATTTTACAGGGAACGCATGGAGAGGCATCTTAACGTTATCTATCTCGGGAAGATCGCCGGTGGGATCAGATATCATTTGTACCTGAGAAAACCGCTGAAGGAACCTGATCTGAAGGGGCTCAAGCTTAGGGTGACGCCTATTTACGAACCCTTCGTCAGAGCTCTCGGCGGAGTTGGCGTCACAACGGCCCCGGGGGAGGTCTACGTCGCCCTCGAAAGGGCCATTGTGGACGGCTTCGGCTGGCCGTCCATCGGCGTCCACGAGATGGGGTGGGCAGAAGTGGTGAATTATGTCATTGATCCCGGTTTTTACCAGACCGATGTCTGTGTGCTCATGAACAAAAGGGCATGGGAAAATCTCCCTGCCGACGAAAGGAAGCTTATGGCAAGAACTGTTGAAAGAGCGGAACGGGAAACCTACGACCTTTCACGGAAACTGGCCCAGCAGGAAAGACAGCTTCTCCTTTCCCGGGGTGTAAAAGTAGTAGAGTTCCAGGACAGGGAAAGGGAATTCTATCTCGACACGGCCTACCGGGCGGGATGGGAAAAGGTCCTTGCGAAAAGTCCCGTGATCGGGGGGCGCCTAAAGAAATTGATGGGGCAATGA
- a CDS encoding Crp/Fnr family transcriptional regulator, giving the protein MRIKTNPNEASPPYLSDSPYVTDNVGKFTDELDTLLGIGHIKHYSPGQIIYMQGEESTSFYFVREGKVKVSIFKENGSEKILAIQENNTFFGESAAFDRYPYFATATAMDESDIHVFDIDDAEALLRAHPDVSLLIITSIIRKLRLLGLQVEGLSFLDAQKRVASILLKLMHEVGEPTAGGILIKKRITHEDLANITGLSRVTVTNVLNYLDRLKLITKARLKYTIIDRVRLESFARSK; this is encoded by the coding sequence ATGAGAATAAAAACCAATCCCAACGAAGCATCGCCCCCCTATCTTTCCGATTCGCCTTATGTCACGGATAACGTAGGCAAGTTTACGGATGAACTGGACACCCTCCTTGGCATCGGCCACATCAAGCATTACAGCCCCGGCCAGATCATATACATGCAGGGGGAGGAAAGCACCAGCTTCTACTTTGTAAGGGAAGGGAAGGTCAAGGTGAGCATATTCAAGGAGAACGGTTCCGAAAAGATACTTGCCATCCAGGAGAATAACACCTTTTTCGGCGAGAGCGCGGCCTTCGATCGCTACCCCTATTTCGCCACGGCGACAGCCATGGACGAATCCGATATCCATGTGTTCGATATCGATGATGCAGAGGCGCTTCTCAGGGCCCATCCCGACGTTTCACTTCTCATCATCACCTCCATAATAAGAAAACTCCGACTCCTCGGACTGCAGGTTGAGGGCCTTTCGTTCCTGGACGCGCAAAAGCGCGTTGCCAGCATTCTTTTGAAGCTGATGCATGAGGTTGGGGAGCCCACGGCCGGCGGCATCCTCATAAAAAAGCGGATCACCCATGAAGATCTCGCGAACATCACGGGGCTTTCACGGGTTACGGTAACGAATGTTCTCAACTACCTGGACAGGCTGAAGCTCATCACAAAGGCGCGCCTGAAATACACGATCATCGACCGGGTCAGGCTTGAGTCCTTCGCCCGGTCGAAATGA
- a CDS encoding secondary thiamine-phosphate synthase enzyme YjbQ, translating to MTEFYVRTSRRVEALNITGQVVNAIKGQPGNILHVYTPHTTCGITINEDADPDVMRDIIDALERLAPAGHSYRHREGNSDAHIKALLVGASVSVPLSGDMPSLGTWQGIFLMEFDGPRERKVLVTIA from the coding sequence GTGACGGAATTCTACGTCAGAACATCGAGAAGGGTGGAGGCTTTGAACATAACCGGCCAGGTCGTGAACGCCATAAAGGGGCAACCCGGGAATATCCTCCATGTTTACACGCCCCACACGACATGCGGCATCACTATCAATGAAGACGCCGACCCCGATGTCATGCGCGATATAATAGATGCCCTGGAGAGGCTGGCGCCTGCCGGCCATTCGTACAGACACAGGGAAGGAAACTCCGATGCTCACATAAAGGCCCTCCTCGTCGGCGCGTCGGTGAGCGTTCCCCTGTCGGGGGACATGCCCTCACTGGGAACGTGGCAGGGTATTTTCCTCATGGAATTTGACGGGCCGAGAGAACGCAAGGTCCTGGTCACAATAGCATGA
- a CDS encoding iron-sulfur cluster assembly scaffold protein has product MSQGPYSDTVIDHFEHPRNMGEMEGADGIAQVGNPTCGDVTKIFLRIEGDRIVDAKFKTFGCAAAIASSSMTTELIKGKTIDEALKLTNEIVARELGGLPEAKQHCSVMAEAALRAAVEDYRNKQGK; this is encoded by the coding sequence ATGTCCCAGGGTCCATACAGCGATACAGTGATCGACCACTTCGAACACCCCAGGAACATGGGCGAGATGGAGGGGGCCGATGGCATAGCACAGGTCGGCAACCCGACGTGCGGTGACGTGACGAAGATCTTTCTCAGGATAGAGGGCGACCGTATCGTCGATGCCAAGTTCAAGACCTTCGGTTGCGCGGCCGCCATCGCATCGAGCAGCATGACGACGGAACTTATAAAGGGAAAAACCATTGATGAGGCGCTCAAGCTTACCAACGAGATCGTCGCTCGAGAGCTTGGCGGTCTCCCCGAGGCTAAACAGCATTGTTCCGTAATGGCGGAAGCGGCTCTTCGGGCAGCCGTCGAAGATTACAGGAACAAACAGGGAAAGTAG
- a CDS encoding alanine--glyoxylate aminotransferase family protein — MQKRYLLAPGPTQIPPEVLLKMAEPMVHHRNPMFEIVVEEVRENLKHLFGTGNEVLIFSSSGTGAMEGAVTNMLSPGDRAIVVRSGKFGERWAEICKAYGVDCANIDLPWGDALDPAVIERALKENPEVKAVYMQATETSTGTVFPVKEVAAIVRDYPGTLMVVDGITGVGVLPLPMDEWGIDILIGGSQKALMLPPGLAFAGVSAKAWEFNKVSRIPRFYFNWAKERENLKKNQTNFTPAISLIVGLRESLRILREEGLENVYHRSEMLARATREGARAIGLEIFSKNPSPAVTAICAPEGIDGQAIYKTLWKKYGVTGAGGQDQLKGRVFRLATLGYADKYDVITAVAAIEFALRDLGYSFPMGAGVAAATDCLKDL; from the coding sequence ATGCAGAAACGGTATTTGCTTGCTCCGGGCCCGACCCAGATCCCGCCGGAGGTTTTGCTCAAAATGGCGGAACCCATGGTTCATCACCGCAACCCCATGTTCGAGATAGTGGTGGAAGAGGTCAGGGAAAACCTGAAGCATCTTTTCGGCACCGGGAACGAGGTGCTCATCTTCTCTTCATCGGGTACCGGTGCGATGGAGGGGGCCGTTACGAACATGCTTTCTCCAGGCGACAGGGCCATAGTGGTCCGCAGCGGCAAATTCGGCGAACGATGGGCCGAGATCTGCAAGGCCTACGGCGTGGACTGTGCTAATATCGACCTTCCCTGGGGGGATGCCCTCGACCCCGCAGTGATCGAGAGGGCTCTCAAGGAGAACCCAGAGGTTAAGGCCGTCTATATGCAGGCCACGGAGACATCCACGGGGACCGTTTTCCCTGTGAAGGAGGTCGCCGCCATTGTCAGGGATTATCCCGGCACGCTGATGGTTGTCGACGGTATAACCGGGGTGGGTGTTCTCCCTCTGCCCATGGACGAATGGGGCATCGATATCCTGATAGGGGGTTCCCAGAAGGCCCTCATGCTTCCGCCGGGACTGGCATTTGCCGGGGTCAGTGCCAAGGCATGGGAGTTCAATAAGGTATCCAGGATACCCAGATTCTATTTTAATTGGGCGAAGGAAAGGGAGAACCTGAAAAAGAACCAGACCAACTTTACCCCCGCCATCTCACTGATCGTGGGCCTGAGGGAGTCCCTCAGGATACTCAGGGAAGAAGGGCTGGAGAACGTCTATCACAGGAGCGAGATGCTGGCAAGGGCGACCCGGGAAGGCGCGAGGGCCATCGGCCTCGAGATCTTCTCGAAGAATCCCTCTCCCGCCGTCACGGCCATCTGCGCCCCGGAAGGCATCGACGGTCAGGCGATATACAAGACCCTATGGAAGAAATACGGCGTCACCGGCGCCGGCGGACAGGACCAGCTGAAGGGCAGGGTATTCCGGTTGGCGACTCTCGGCTATGCCGACAAGTATGACGTTATAACGGCCGTCGCGGCCATCGAGTTCGCCTTGAGAGATCTCGGCTATTCTTTCCCGATGGGCGCCGGAGTGGCCGCCGCGACGGATTGCCTCAAAGACCTGTAA